Proteins found in one Subtercola endophyticus genomic segment:
- a CDS encoding NAD(P)H-dependent oxidoreductase, which translates to MSTALIVGHPDLSTSHLNAALVAAARVVPDVDVRILSELRTDGTFDIRAEQQALSAATDVVLLYPTYWYSPPAVLKAWMDDVLARGWAYGTGGAGALTGKTLRVVTTTGGAEAGYHPGQLHSFEYEAILAPLKATAHRLGMTWATPLVIHGARDVSDEQLVDVTAAFQLLLQEAGEESAAAAAATTAEAAAA; encoded by the coding sequence ATGTCAACAGCTCTGATCGTCGGACACCCCGACCTCAGCACCTCTCACCTCAACGCGGCTCTCGTCGCCGCGGCTCGGGTGGTGCCCGACGTCGATGTGCGCATCCTCTCGGAGCTGCGCACCGACGGCACGTTCGACATTCGCGCCGAGCAGCAGGCGCTCAGCGCCGCGACCGACGTCGTTCTGCTCTACCCCACCTACTGGTACTCGCCACCGGCCGTGCTGAAAGCGTGGATGGACGACGTGCTCGCGCGCGGCTGGGCCTACGGAACCGGCGGCGCCGGAGCACTCACCGGCAAGACATTGCGCGTGGTCACCACCACCGGCGGGGCCGAAGCGGGCTACCACCCCGGCCAGCTGCACAGCTTCGAGTACGAGGCCATTCTCGCGCCCCTCAAGGCAACGGCGCACCGGCTCGGAATGACCTGGGCGACTCCCCTGGTGATTCACGGTGCACGAGACGTCAGCGACGAGCAGCTGGTCGACGTGACGGCCGCGTTCCAGCTGCTTCTGCAGGAGGCGGGCGAAGAATCCGCCGCCGCTGCTGCCGCCACTACTGCCGAGGCCGCCGCCGCGTGA
- a CDS encoding alpha/beta fold hydrolase has translation MGIVRQGRVVAGRRRPRPRLLAVAASAAASALLALCVGASPAAAVTAASAAGGDASGASAVSAAVSAAVSAAVITAAPEVRSFFVPVPESPGSSSTIQLDADLYTPAETPAPAVLLAHGFGQTKTDLAPEAKELQDAGYVVLTYTARGFGQSGGSIGLDSLDGEVPDARALVDVLASEPAVQKVDGDPVVGAVGGSYGGALALMLGATDPRIDTVVAAITWNDLAQALVPSSAGSVVGGSGGATAATPGRDFKSGWASRLFGAGINASSPCGRFTAQFCALYQNLITGGQPSAADLALLQRSSPSTVLSGMRAPTLLLQGLQDNLFGLDQADANERQIAAAGAPVQVQWFNGGHDGGGIAGTDTIIQSWLASHLKANEPVPSTFSYAVPPSATTFAQTITAASYPGLSGSGQSGSAQSGSAQSGSASSGQITLSGAEATIVNPPGGQPAAVTGLPGLDTSSVAGRTAVGLLGAGNPPAEQASFVSAPFAAAAVLAGAATVRVHVAPTSSTPPGEALLYAQLSVSSGDAVRVLPGGVAPISVPLTAAGADIDVTLPATAYNFTPGDRLTLTIRTTDSQFEGAATPAAYTVAVTGPLSLPAVAPTATDQSEGRPDLGVLIGIAATLLVAIALIVVAVVRSRRDASSTPDARRTPAGGAPTDTGLAPAALAERAPSAEPPPLQIHGLSKRFRSGFLAVDDVSFTVERGQVLGLLGENGAGKTTTLRMVVGLLRPDSGSATAFGQVISPGSPVLARVGCFIEGPGFLPHLSGRRNLELYWAATGRPRAEAHFDEALAVADLGGALAKPVRGYSQGMRQRLAIAQAMLGMPDLLVLDEPTNGLDPPQITALRGVLRRYAESGRTVIVSSHLLGEVELTCTHVVVMTHGRVVAAGTVADVAGAGHLEEAFLSLIGATEPSA, from the coding sequence ATGGGCATCGTGCGCCAGGGTCGTGTCGTTGCCGGTCGACGGCGGCCGCGCCCGCGCTTACTCGCCGTAGCGGCGAGTGCCGCTGCCAGCGCTCTTCTTGCACTGTGCGTCGGCGCGTCGCCGGCGGCGGCCGTGACTGCCGCATCCGCTGCCGGGGGCGACGCGTCAGGGGCGTCAGCGGTGAGTGCGGCCGTGAGTGCGGCCGTGAGTGCGGCCGTGATAACCGCCGCACCAGAGGTGCGCTCCTTCTTCGTGCCCGTACCCGAGTCTCCCGGCAGCAGCAGCACCATTCAGCTCGACGCCGACCTCTATACGCCGGCCGAGACGCCGGCGCCGGCGGTGCTGCTCGCGCATGGGTTCGGCCAGACCAAGACCGACCTCGCTCCCGAGGCGAAAGAGCTGCAAGACGCGGGCTATGTGGTGCTGACGTACACCGCGCGTGGGTTCGGCCAGTCGGGCGGATCGATCGGGCTCGACTCGCTCGACGGCGAGGTTCCGGATGCCCGGGCTCTCGTCGACGTTCTCGCGAGTGAACCGGCGGTGCAGAAGGTCGACGGCGACCCGGTCGTCGGCGCGGTCGGCGGGTCGTACGGGGGCGCTCTCGCCCTCATGCTCGGGGCGACGGATCCACGTATCGACACCGTGGTGGCCGCCATCACGTGGAACGATCTGGCGCAGGCGCTCGTGCCGAGCTCGGCGGGCAGTGTCGTCGGCGGCAGCGGCGGCGCCACGGCAGCAACGCCTGGCCGCGACTTCAAGTCGGGCTGGGCGTCTCGGCTCTTCGGCGCCGGCATCAACGCCTCGAGTCCCTGTGGGCGGTTCACGGCCCAGTTCTGCGCGCTCTACCAGAACCTGATCACTGGAGGGCAGCCGAGCGCTGCCGATCTGGCCCTGCTGCAGCGCTCCTCGCCGTCGACCGTGCTCTCTGGCATGCGCGCACCGACCCTGCTGTTGCAGGGCCTGCAAGACAACCTGTTCGGCCTCGACCAGGCCGATGCGAATGAACGGCAGATCGCGGCAGCCGGGGCGCCGGTTCAGGTGCAGTGGTTCAACGGAGGCCACGACGGCGGCGGCATCGCGGGCACCGACACGATCATCCAGTCGTGGCTCGCAAGCCATCTGAAGGCGAACGAGCCCGTGCCGTCGACGTTCAGCTATGCGGTGCCGCCGAGCGCCACGACCTTCGCCCAGACGATCACCGCGGCGAGCTACCCGGGGCTGAGCGGATCGGGCCAGAGCGGATCGGCCCAGAGCGGATCGGCCCAGAGCGGATCGGCCTCAAGCGGGCAGATCACCCTTTCGGGCGCCGAGGCCACGATCGTGAATCCGCCCGGTGGGCAGCCTGCCGCGGTCACCGGGCTTCCCGGGCTCGACACCAGCAGCGTGGCGGGCCGAACCGCTGTGGGGCTGCTGGGCGCGGGCAATCCGCCGGCCGAGCAGGCGTCGTTCGTCTCTGCCCCCTTCGCTGCGGCGGCCGTGCTCGCGGGTGCAGCGACCGTGCGCGTACATGTGGCGCCGACGTCATCGACGCCGCCGGGCGAAGCGCTGCTGTACGCGCAGCTCTCGGTGAGCAGCGGAGACGCGGTGCGTGTGCTGCCCGGCGGGGTGGCGCCGATCAGCGTTCCCCTGACGGCCGCGGGCGCCGATATCGACGTGACCCTGCCCGCGACGGCGTACAACTTCACTCCGGGTGATCGATTGACGCTGACCATTCGTACGACCGACTCGCAATTCGAGGGAGCGGCGACTCCGGCCGCCTACACGGTTGCGGTTACCGGGCCGCTCAGCCTGCCGGCCGTGGCGCCCACGGCCACCGACCAGAGCGAGGGCCGACCAGACCTCGGGGTTCTGATCGGCATCGCGGCGACGCTGTTGGTGGCCATCGCGCTGATCGTGGTCGCCGTGGTGCGCAGTCGGCGCGACGCGAGTTCGACTCCGGATGCTCGCCGCACGCCGGCTGGCGGCGCCCCCACTGACACCGGCCTGGCTCCCGCTGCACTCGCTGAACGAGCACCCTCTGCCGAGCCACCGCCTCTGCAGATCCACGGCCTCAGCAAACGCTTCCGCTCCGGTTTTCTCGCGGTCGACGACGTGTCGTTCACCGTCGAACGCGGACAGGTGCTCGGCCTGCTCGGCGAGAACGGTGCCGGCAAGACCACCACGCTGCGCATGGTGGTCGGCCTCCTCCGCCCGGATTCCGGCAGCGCAACAGCGTTCGGCCAGGTCATCAGCCCCGGATCTCCGGTGCTGGCGCGGGTCGGCTGCTTCATCGAAGGCCCCGGATTTCTGCCCCACCTGTCGGGCCGCCGCAACCTCGAGCTGTACTGGGCGGCCACCGGTCGCCCGCGGGCAGAGGCGCACTTCGACGAGGCGCTCGCGGTCGCCGACCTCGGGGGCGCACTCGCCAAGCCCGTACGGGGTTACAGCCAGGGCATGCGGCAGCGCTTGGCCATCGCGCAGGCCATGCTCGGGATGCCCGATCTGCTCGTTCTCGACGAGCCGACCAATGGGCTCGATCCGCCGCAGATCACCGCCCTGCGCGGCGTGCTGCGGCGCTATGCCGAGTCTGGTCGAACGGTGATCGTCTCGTCGCACCTGCTCGGCGAGGTAGAGCTCACCTGCACCCACGTGGTCGTCATGACGCACGGCCGCGTGGTCGCCGCGGGCACGGTGGCCGATGTCGCCGGCGCCGGTCACCTCGAAGAAGCGTTTCTTTCTCTCATCGGAGCTACGGAGCCGTCGGCATGA
- a CDS encoding S-layer homology domain-containing protein has product MKRKTLIVVATVAAMTVIGSQLGASALPAPTSYTISGHVTLGTQSAGAGQATVTFLTGTVSGEYLHEVPTDASGNFSFQLPLRTPFIYEVENTGPGNYVPYYSAPLVWPWCARTDWIDPTGDMTGLDATLSPGSAIVGTVTNAAGKPLGDVEVSAQDRTSCVSPQGTLLGSRIDASNTDETGTYQLRNLAPSTTFDVLFWDDSGVYGSQSIRTSTGAKGESTTFHMVLGDSAFADVTDPTATFYPYIQWMAAKGLSTGSTNPAGGKPLFEPLDPISRQAFAAFLYRYSGQSFTPPATQTFADVTPSNPFYTAIEWMSAEGISTGTLQPSGKPLFEPDANISRQATAAFLGRYAGIAATPPTNQVFADVPDNATFANAIDWMGEQHISTGTPQGAGLPLFKPTDDVTRQEVAAFLYRYDGLAG; this is encoded by the coding sequence GTGAAACGTAAGACACTCATCGTTGTGGCGACGGTGGCCGCGATGACCGTTATCGGCTCGCAGCTGGGCGCTTCGGCACTCCCTGCCCCGACGAGCTATACGATCAGCGGCCACGTGACGCTCGGCACCCAGTCGGCCGGAGCCGGGCAAGCGACAGTGACGTTCCTCACCGGAACGGTGAGCGGCGAGTACCTGCACGAGGTACCGACCGATGCATCCGGCAATTTCTCTTTTCAGCTCCCCTTGCGAACGCCGTTCATCTACGAGGTCGAGAACACGGGCCCGGGCAACTACGTTCCGTACTATTCGGCGCCCCTCGTGTGGCCGTGGTGCGCGCGCACCGACTGGATCGATCCGACCGGCGACATGACGGGCCTCGACGCCACGCTCTCACCAGGCAGCGCGATCGTCGGCACCGTCACGAACGCGGCCGGCAAGCCTCTCGGTGATGTGGAGGTATCGGCCCAAGATCGGACGAGCTGTGTCTCGCCGCAGGGTACACTGCTCGGCTCACGCATCGATGCCTCGAATACCGATGAGACGGGCACATACCAGTTGCGAAACCTGGCCCCGTCGACAACGTTCGACGTTCTGTTCTGGGACGACAGCGGTGTCTACGGGTCGCAGTCCATCCGTACTTCTACCGGAGCGAAGGGTGAGTCGACGACCTTTCACATGGTGCTCGGTGATTCCGCTTTCGCCGATGTGACCGACCCGACCGCGACCTTCTACCCGTACATCCAGTGGATGGCCGCGAAGGGCCTCTCGACCGGAAGCACAAACCCCGCCGGCGGCAAACCGCTCTTCGAGCCTCTCGACCCGATCTCCCGGCAGGCCTTTGCCGCGTTCCTCTACCGTTACTCGGGTCAGTCTTTCACCCCGCCTGCGACCCAGACGTTCGCCGATGTGACGCCGTCGAATCCGTTCTATACGGCCATCGAATGGATGTCAGCCGAGGGCATCTCCACGGGCACCCTTCAGCCCAGCGGCAAACCGCTCTTCGAGCCCGACGCGAACATCTCCCGGCAAGCGACCGCCGCGTTTCTCGGCCGATACGCCGGAATCGCGGCCACACCGCCAACGAATCAGGTGTTCGCCGACGTGCCGGACAACGCCACTTTCGCAAACGCGATCGACTGGATGGGCGAGCAGCACATTTCCACCGGCACGCCGCAGGGCGCAGGACTCCCGCTCTTCAAGCCCACCGACGATGTCACTCGTCAAGAGGTCGCCGCTTTTCTCTATCGTTACGACGGGCTGGCCGGCTAG
- a CDS encoding NtaA/DmoA family FMN-dependent monooxygenase (This protein belongs to a clade of FMN-dependent monooxygenases, within a broader family of flavin-dependent oxidoreductases, the luciferase-like monooxygenase (LMM) family, some of whose members use coenzyme F420 rather than FMN.): protein MNAKRQIHVSLLTMPTLAHNDYGLWAHPESQKHRFREVSFWQELGRICEEAKMDALFFADGLGIADSYTGSIEVSLREGMHVPVLDPLLVAAAAMTATTNLGWATTISTTFEPPFGHARRMATMDHITDGRAGWNVVMSFLKNAEENFGVDAGLSRDRYNRSEDFMEVCYKLWESSWDDDAVIADRESQEYIDPSKVRRIDHVGEHYSSSGPALWDPSIQRTPVIFQAGMSTRGREFAGKHAEVSFMINREDDAFRASIADLRAKAAGFGRGRDDLKVLAYCGIIVGKTEEEARQKLAEFEKFTKVDGYLAHENALNGFDPLKHPRDKLVIDALAEDGLREETATYARGPEWTIGDLLDHVKDLAAEKMVAVGDPVHVADLLEQWMDEFDLDGFLLRSFLYPGSATDFRDLVVPELQRRGRYRTEYEGTTLRENIFGAGHTRIAESHPAAAYKAVTV, encoded by the coding sequence GTGAACGCCAAACGACAGATCCATGTCAGCCTGCTGACCATGCCCACCCTTGCGCACAATGACTACGGCCTGTGGGCGCACCCCGAGAGCCAGAAGCACCGGTTTCGCGAGGTCTCATTCTGGCAAGAGCTCGGGCGCATCTGCGAAGAGGCGAAAATGGATGCCCTGTTCTTCGCCGACGGCCTCGGAATCGCCGACTCGTACACCGGTTCGATCGAGGTATCGCTGCGCGAGGGCATGCACGTACCCGTGCTCGACCCGTTACTCGTCGCCGCCGCCGCGATGACCGCGACGACGAATCTCGGCTGGGCCACGACCATCTCGACGACGTTCGAGCCGCCCTTCGGCCACGCCCGGCGCATGGCCACCATGGATCACATCACCGACGGCCGCGCCGGCTGGAACGTCGTGATGTCGTTTCTGAAGAATGCCGAAGAGAACTTCGGCGTCGACGCCGGTCTCAGCCGCGATCGCTATAACCGCAGCGAAGACTTCATGGAGGTCTGCTACAAGCTCTGGGAGAGCTCGTGGGACGACGACGCCGTCATCGCCGATCGCGAGTCGCAAGAGTACATCGACCCCTCGAAGGTGCGCCGCATCGATCACGTGGGCGAACACTACTCGTCGTCGGGCCCGGCGCTGTGGGATCCGAGCATCCAGCGCACACCGGTGATCTTTCAGGCCGGCATGTCGACCCGGGGCCGGGAGTTCGCGGGCAAACACGCCGAGGTCTCGTTCATGATCAACCGCGAAGACGATGCATTTCGCGCGTCGATCGCAGACCTGCGCGCGAAGGCGGCGGGATTCGGCCGCGGCCGCGACGACCTCAAGGTGCTGGCGTATTGCGGCATCATCGTCGGCAAGACAGAGGAGGAGGCGCGGCAGAAGCTCGCCGAGTTCGAGAAGTTCACCAAAGTCGACGGTTATCTCGCACATGAGAACGCCCTCAACGGCTTCGACCCGCTGAAGCACCCGCGCGACAAACTCGTCATCGACGCGCTGGCCGAAGACGGCCTGCGCGAAGAGACGGCCACGTACGCCAGAGGGCCGGAGTGGACCATCGGCGACCTGCTCGACCACGTGAAAGACCTGGCTGCCGAGAAGATGGTCGCCGTCGGTGACCCGGTGCACGTCGCCGACCTGCTGGAGCAGTGGATGGACGAGTTCGACCTCGACGGCTTCTTGCTGCGCTCGTTTCTCTACCCCGGCAGCGCCACCGACTTTCGCGACCTCGTCGTGCCCGAGCTGCAGCGGCGCGGACGCTACCGCACGGAGTACGAAGGAACAACGCTGCGCGAGAACATCTTCGGCGCCGGCCACACGCGCATCGCCGAGTCGCACCCTGCAGCGGCGTACAAGGCGGTCACAGTGTGA
- a CDS encoding ABC transporter permease subunit, with the protein MSAHDIVNTNAGNEASAARRRPRTTMPFRVELARQLSQWRVRIVLLILVLIPVIVRIALLIGGPPTTSSNSNSATTLVALAQVSGGTFAAFVLQLTQGFLVTLIAALLYGDMIAGEASRSTLKYLLTIPVPRMRLLAVKVAVASTLLLAGLAALTVVALVVGVFSYGPGGIQVPGGPELALGDSIGRLALSTATGASGLLWAAGLGTLLTVVANSPLAAAGGVVLASILSRLLDSIPTLGDLRIVLPTHYSTAFAQFLTAPTDLAPVADSVLSGLIWAVVLGTLAAWWFSRKDISG; encoded by the coding sequence ATGAGCGCGCACGACATCGTGAACACGAACGCTGGCAACGAGGCATCCGCTGCCCGGCGTCGACCGCGAACCACGATGCCCTTCCGGGTCGAGCTGGCGCGCCAGCTCAGTCAGTGGCGGGTGCGAATTGTGCTGCTCATTCTCGTGCTGATACCCGTCATCGTGCGAATCGCCCTGCTCATCGGCGGGCCGCCCACCACCAGCAGCAACAGCAATTCGGCGACCACTCTCGTCGCCCTCGCGCAGGTGAGCGGCGGCACGTTCGCCGCTTTCGTGCTGCAGCTGACTCAGGGGTTTCTCGTCACGCTCATCGCGGCCCTGCTCTATGGCGACATGATCGCGGGCGAAGCGTCGCGCTCAACCCTGAAGTACCTGTTGACGATTCCGGTGCCGCGGATGCGGCTACTCGCGGTGAAGGTCGCCGTCGCCTCGACCCTTCTGCTGGCCGGGCTCGCCGCGTTGACGGTGGTCGCTCTCGTCGTGGGGGTGTTCTCGTACGGGCCCGGCGGAATCCAGGTTCCGGGTGGCCCCGAGCTCGCGCTCGGCGATTCGATCGGCCGCCTCGCCCTGTCGACGGCGACCGGCGCCTCGGGCCTGCTCTGGGCGGCCGGGCTCGGCACCCTGCTGACAGTGGTGGCCAACAGCCCGCTCGCGGCGGCCGGGGGAGTCGTGCTCGCCTCGATTCTGTCGCGGCTGCTCGACTCGATTCCGACGCTCGGCGACCTGCGCATCGTCTTGCCGACGCACTACTCCACCGCGTTCGCGCAGTTCTTGACGGCACCGACCGATCTCGCTCCGGTGGCGGATTCGGTGCTTTCGGGGCTGATCTGGGCGGTAGTGCTCGGAACACTCGCCGCCTGGTGGTTCAGCCGCAAAGACATCTCGGGCTGA
- a CDS encoding GlxA family transcriptional regulator → MATHARPPRRVGILAHDDVTMIDIAGPADVFSHANSFGADYETVLVSPDGADAVMSNGLVLRVGVAAADVAGLDTVIVPGAYGMVGHPFVPELVAAVDQLTALSARVASVCTGSFLLAEIGMLNHRKATTHWTQLQRFRARFPAVDVQDDVLYVRDGTITTAAGIGSGLDLALTFVEDDYGPDLARKVARQMLIFTQRPGGVSQFAAASRFAPTENRPLRALIDAVVSDPAADHSVAAMARRSHVSPRQLARLFHEELAVTPARYVETVRLEAAQMFLQRGLTVQAAAELSGLGSDQTLRRVFLSRLGYTPSVYAERTGSVSSQPASRA, encoded by the coding sequence GTGGCCACGCATGCTCGGCCCCCGCGACGCGTGGGCATACTCGCTCACGACGACGTCACGATGATCGACATCGCCGGGCCCGCCGACGTGTTCTCGCACGCGAATAGTTTCGGCGCCGACTACGAGACGGTGCTCGTCTCGCCCGACGGCGCCGACGCGGTCATGTCGAACGGATTGGTGCTGCGCGTCGGTGTGGCGGCGGCCGATGTCGCCGGCCTCGACACGGTGATCGTTCCCGGCGCTTATGGCATGGTCGGGCATCCGTTCGTCCCCGAGCTCGTGGCTGCCGTCGACCAGCTGACCGCCCTCTCGGCCCGCGTCGCCTCGGTTTGCACGGGGTCTTTTCTCCTAGCCGAAATCGGGATGCTCAACCACCGCAAGGCCACAACACACTGGACGCAGCTGCAGCGGTTCCGTGCTCGGTTTCCGGCCGTCGACGTTCAAGACGACGTTCTCTACGTTCGAGACGGCACCATCACGACGGCCGCCGGAATCGGCTCGGGGCTCGACCTCGCGCTCACCTTCGTCGAAGACGACTACGGGCCAGATCTGGCGCGAAAGGTCGCGCGCCAGATGCTGATCTTCACGCAGCGCCCGGGTGGGGTGTCGCAGTTCGCCGCCGCCTCCCGTTTCGCGCCAACGGAGAACCGCCCGCTTCGTGCCCTGATCGATGCGGTCGTCTCCGATCCGGCTGCCGACCACTCTGTGGCGGCGATGGCTCGCCGCTCGCATGTCAGCCCGCGGCAGCTGGCTCGCCTGTTCCACGAGGAACTGGCCGTCACCCCGGCGCGCTACGTCGAGACGGTTCGGCTCGAGGCTGCGCAGATGTTTCTGCAGCGTGGGCTCACCGTGCAGGCAGCAGCTGAACTGTCGGGCCTCGGCAGCGACCAGACCCTGCGCCGAGTGTTTCTCAGCCGCCTCGGTTACACCCCGTCGGTTTATGCCGAGCGCACCGGCTCGGTTTCGAGTCAGCCGGCGAGCAGGGCCTGA
- a CDS encoding TetR/AcrR family transcriptional regulator yields the protein MTLSDTAPSADDELIRSGRDAAATRRALVRAARRRFATDGYRATTVRQIAADAGVNVALINRYFVSKEGLFEACMLRTSDELDTQTRAPDRPSNIAEVIESLIEHVVNAPDGDDPLQLLLLLRSSGDENADRIRRRTMEHFTQQLAAAAGWRADDPTTAPILLRAQLAIATMLGVVMLRTSAAVQPVASAGADDLSGPLGQVFQALLAG from the coding sequence ATGACACTCTCTGACACCGCACCGAGCGCCGACGATGAACTGATCCGCTCGGGGCGCGACGCCGCAGCGACCCGGCGCGCCCTGGTGCGCGCGGCCCGCCGCCGGTTCGCAACCGACGGCTATCGGGCCACCACAGTGCGGCAGATCGCGGCGGATGCGGGAGTCAACGTCGCGCTGATCAACCGCTATTTCGTGTCGAAAGAGGGCCTGTTCGAGGCGTGCATGCTGCGCACCTCAGACGAACTCGACACTCAGACCCGTGCTCCCGACCGGCCATCCAACATCGCCGAGGTGATCGAGAGCCTGATCGAGCACGTCGTGAACGCACCCGACGGCGACGACCCGCTGCAGTTGCTGTTGCTCCTTCGCTCTTCGGGCGATGAGAACGCCGACCGCATTCGCCGCAGAACTATGGAGCACTTCACCCAGCAGCTGGCCGCGGCCGCCGGCTGGCGCGCCGACGACCCGACCACCGCACCGATTCTGCTGCGCGCTCAGCTCGCCATCGCGACCATGCTCGGTGTTGTGATGCTGCGCACCTCGGCCGCCGTGCAGCCGGTCGCCTCCGCCGGCGCCGACGACCTGTCCGGCCCGCTCGGCCAGGTCTTTCAGGCCCTGCTCGCCGGCTGA
- a CDS encoding NAD-dependent succinate-semialdehyde dehydrogenase produces MLDQPDPSALAASQRVLDELVPGLRIAGALVSGDRNTFAVADPATAQPIAAVVDGTPDDALDAVAVAYESGRAWAATSTRHRSDVLHRAYAIMIEQREALALLITREMGKPLAEARGEVTYAADYVRWYAEEALRPSGTSRPGPEGDVRLLTSRAPVGTCLLITPWNFPMAMATRKIAPALAAGCSVILKPADLTPLTSLLVADIFQQAGVPDGLINVITTTDAAALSRAVMADPRVRKVSFTGSTPVGRTLLAQASPNVLKTSMELGGNAPFLVFDDADLDRAVEGAMVAKLRNGGQSCTAANRFLVQEGIADAFVEAFSERMSRVVVGNGLAAGVELGPVIDERALDKCRRLVADAVARGARVVTGGHALESEGWFFEPTVVVDAPDSAEIAHTEVFGPVASISRFSTQGEAIDRANDTPFGLSAYVFTRDLDRAFTVAERLETGMVGLNQGLVSNVAAPFGGTKHSGLGREGGAEGLEEYQDVRYFALNRRETA; encoded by the coding sequence ATGCTCGACCAGCCAGACCCGTCGGCGCTTGCCGCCTCGCAGCGCGTGCTCGACGAGCTTGTGCCGGGGCTGCGCATTGCGGGCGCTCTGGTCTCGGGTGACAGGAACACGTTTGCTGTGGCCGACCCGGCGACAGCACAGCCCATTGCTGCCGTCGTCGATGGCACGCCCGACGACGCGCTCGATGCCGTGGCCGTCGCCTACGAGTCCGGTCGCGCGTGGGCAGCAACCAGCACCCGCCACCGCAGTGACGTGCTGCACCGTGCCTACGCGATCATGATCGAGCAGCGCGAGGCGCTCGCCCTGCTCATCACCCGAGAGATGGGCAAACCGCTCGCCGAGGCGCGCGGTGAAGTCACCTACGCCGCGGACTACGTGCGCTGGTACGCCGAAGAGGCGTTGCGGCCCTCGGGTACCTCGCGGCCCGGCCCCGAGGGTGACGTTCGACTGCTCACCTCGCGTGCGCCGGTCGGAACGTGCTTGCTCATCACGCCCTGGAACTTTCCCATGGCGATGGCCACGCGCAAGATCGCGCCGGCGCTCGCTGCAGGATGCTCGGTGATACTCAAACCGGCGGATCTGACGCCGCTGACGAGCCTTCTCGTCGCCGATATCTTTCAGCAGGCGGGCGTTCCCGACGGCCTGATCAACGTGATCACCACGACAGATGCCGCCGCCCTGAGCCGCGCGGTGATGGCCGATCCGCGCGTTCGCAAGGTGTCGTTCACCGGTTCGACGCCCGTCGGCCGCACTCTTCTCGCGCAGGCCTCGCCGAACGTGCTCAAGACATCGATGGAACTGGGCGGCAATGCGCCCTTTCTCGTGTTCGACGACGCCGATCTCGACCGGGCCGTCGAGGGCGCGATGGTCGCGAAGCTGCGTAATGGCGGCCAATCGTGCACCGCTGCGAATCGTTTTCTCGTGCAAGAGGGCATCGCCGACGCCTTCGTCGAGGCGTTCAGCGAGCGGATGAGCCGTGTCGTCGTCGGAAACGGACTCGCCGCAGGCGTTGAGCTCGGCCCCGTCATCGATGAGCGCGCGCTCGACAAGTGCCGTCGCCTCGTTGCTGACGCCGTCGCTCGCGGCGCTCGTGTCGTGACCGGCGGTCACGCCCTCGAATCGGAGGGGTGGTTCTTCGAGCCGACGGTGGTCGTCGATGCGCCTGATTCGGCTGAGATAGCTCACACCGAAGTCTTCGGCCCCGTTGCATCCATTTCTCGATTCAGCACCCAGGGCGAGGCCATCGACCGGGCGAACGACACTCCGTTCGGCCTGTCGGCCTATGTCTTCACGCGCGATCTCGACCGTGCTTTCACGGTGGCCGAACGGCTGGAGACGGGCATGGTCGGCCTCAATCAGGGCCTGGTGTCGAATGTCGCTGCACCGTTCGGCGGCACGAAGCACTCCGGTCTCGGTCGCGAGGGCGGAGCTGAGGGGCTCGAGGAGTACCAAGACGTGCGATACTTCGCCCTCAACCGGCGCGAGACCGCCTGA